ATCTATCAAAGTCCCAGGGTGACGCGCTATGGTTAGCCCTGCAGGGGCGTAAAACCGGCGACGTTGATTATAGCGGACACATGGACATTCAACGACTCTCCGCAAGCAACGCGACCATCGTCTACCTGGCCGACAACTGGGACGAAACACTCCGCAGCCAGCCTGTCAAGATCGGACAGAATACCGATCTTAAGGGAACCATCATCAGTAAAGGATCCTTGGACATGCAGGGAAAACTCCAAGGATCGCTCATAGCGTGGTCCTTCGCGTTCTATGAGGGGCTGACACTCTGGAACGGATTTCTCCGCAACGCAAGGATTACAAAGGACACAACCCTACATATTTTGACTCCCGATATTGTACAAATCGGAAAGGAGGCCACCATTGCCTTCTAACAAGTACAAACAGGGCGTGACCCTGGTCGAAGTATTGATAAGTTTCGCAATCCTCTCCACCACCGGCGTAATGCTCGTGGGTTACCTCTATCCCAACAAGATGACGCAGAAAGCCTGGGTCGACGACTATGGCCACAATATAAGCAAACTGAACCTTTTCCTGAACGAAGGAATGGAAAAGGACACCGTCATCGTACAGAAGGATTCCATCGGTGTTGAATGGGAAACCGTAATAACGGCACAAAATACCGGCGATGAAACCTGCTACAAGGCAACCTCCA
This portion of the Fibrobacter sp. UWR4 genome encodes:
- a CDS encoding prepilin-type N-terminal cleavage/methylation domain-containing protein; its protein translation is MPSNKYKQGVTLVEVLISFAILSTTGVMLVGYLYPNKMTQKAWVDDYGHNISKLNLFLNEGMEKDTVIVQKDSIGVEWETVITAQNTGDETCYKATSIRNKADTTRALYKCEYRRKK